In Fusobacterium sp. SYSU M8D902, the following proteins share a genomic window:
- a CDS encoding DUF3100 domain-containing protein, with protein sequence MERALWKVTIISAIIVIITETIGKVSIPVWRVSVILFPMLYAVVIGTLITPDLLGKRITVLKKIVNSSEIKWASELVGMVLLILGVKYGTLAGPNLQKILAAGPAFLAQETGHILSPIVALPIALLLGMKREAVGATSSISREPSLGVIGEKYGIDSPEGNGVLGTYLIGTVVGTIVFGILGSVSIYSGIHPYALGMACGVGSGSMMTAAAAALTEVAPAHMKDTILAYAATSNMLSGITGVNFLIFVTLPLTNKLYAILEPVLGKRKGEK encoded by the coding sequence ATGGAAAGAGCTTTATGGAAAGTAACAATTATTTCAGCAATAATTGTAATTATTACAGAAACAATAGGAAAAGTATCAATCCCAGTCTGGAGAGTAAGTGTGATTTTATTTCCTATGTTATATGCAGTTGTTATTGGAACACTGATAACACCAGATCTATTAGGGAAGAGAATTACAGTATTAAAAAAAATAGTTAATTCATCAGAAATAAAATGGGCAAGTGAATTGGTAGGAATGGTACTTCTAATTTTAGGAGTAAAATATGGAACACTAGCAGGACCAAACTTACAAAAGATATTAGCTGCTGGTCCAGCATTTTTAGCACAGGAGACAGGACATATTTTATCACCAATAGTGGCATTGCCAATAGCACTATTATTAGGAATGAAAAGAGAGGCAGTTGGAGCTACTTCAAGTATAAGTAGAGAGCCTTCACTAGGAGTTATAGGTGAGAAGTATGGAATAGATTCTCCAGAAGGAAATGGTGTATTGGGAACTTATTTAATAGGGACAGTTGTAGGAACTATTGTATTTGGAATTTTAGGTTCGGTTTCAATCTACTCTGGAATACACCCATATGCATTAGGAATGGCTTGTGGAGTGGGAAGTGGTAGTATGATGACAGCAGCAGCTGCAGCTTTGACAGAGGTAGCACCAGCTCATATGAAAGATACAATATTAGCATACGCAGCAACAAGTAATATGTTATCAGGAATAACAGGAGTGAACTTCTTAATATTTGTAACTTTACCTTTAACAAATAAGCTTTATGCAATTTTAGAGCCAGTTTTAGGAAAAAGAAAGGGAGAGAAATAG